A portion of the Bacteroidales bacterium genome contains these proteins:
- a CDS encoding 7-carboxy-7-deazaguanine synthase QueE, whose translation MNGIKLRVNEIFYSIQGEGAHAGMPAVFIRLAGCNMKCPFCDTEHETYREMSLAEIIAEADRYFPCCMIIWTGGEPTLQLTDEILSHFNLFYNCIETNGTNPVPGSIDYISCSPKVPAGLLNKNFARLNEIRYPVQTGDILPEIHLLPVADDYFVSPVDVDKKNVDYCLKLIKDNPQWRLSVQIHKLLNIR comes from the coding sequence ATGAACGGGATTAAATTACGTGTAAACGAAATATTTTACAGCATACAGGGGGAGGGTGCACATGCAGGTATGCCGGCTGTATTTATACGCCTGGCCGGATGTAATATGAAATGCCCGTTTTGCGATACGGAGCATGAAACATACAGAGAAATGAGCCTTGCGGAAATAATCGCGGAAGCAGACAGGTATTTCCCCTGCTGTATGATTATCTGGACGGGTGGCGAACCGACCCTGCAATTAACCGATGAGATATTAAGTCATTTCAATTTGTTTTATAACTGTATCGAAACCAACGGGACAAATCCTGTTCCGGGAAGTATTGATTATATTTCCTGCAGCCCCAAAGTTCCGGCAGGATTGCTCAATAAGAATTTTGCGCGGCTGAACGAAATCCGTTACCCCGTTCAAACCGGAGACATATTACCGGAAATACACTTGTTGCCCGTGGCGGACGATTATTTTGTCAGCCCTGTCGACGTAGACAAAAAGAACGTAGACTATTGTTTGAAACTTATAAAAGACAACCCGCAATGGAGACTGTCCGTACAAATACACAAGCTGTTGAACATTCGATAA
- a CDS encoding 6-carboxytetrahydropterin synthase → MYRISKEFHFSASHRLMGLPDTHPCSRPHGHNYTVTFHFKSSTLNDVGFVIDYRELEPIKKYLDERLDHQDLNVVLPVSNPTAENIARFLYDRFAGDYPRLYRVEVSETPKTQANYERD, encoded by the coding sequence ATGTACAGAATAAGCAAAGAATTTCATTTTTCAGCTTCCCACCGCTTAATGGGACTGCCTGATACGCATCCGTGCAGCCGTCCGCACGGACACAATTACACCGTTACATTTCATTTCAAATCATCGACCCTCAACGATGTGGGATTTGTTATTGATTACCGGGAACTGGAACCGATAAAAAAATATCTTGATGAGAGATTAGACCATCAGGATCTTAATGTCGTACTTCCCGTAAGCAACCCGACAGCCGAAAACATTGCCCGATTCCTGTACGACAGGTTTGCGGGCGACTATCCGCGGTTATACAGGGTTGAGGTAAGTGAAACACCCAAAACGCAAGCGAACTATGAACGGGATTAA
- a CDS encoding GTP cyclohydrolase I, whose amino-acid sequence METVRTNTQAVEHSIRDIFRYIGENPDRQGLADTPSRIIRMWKEIFRGYDESQKPVITTFQNGADGIVYSDIIIDSGNFYSMCEHHMMPFFGTYHFAYIPHPAGKILGLSKIARVIDYHAAKLQIQERLATDIVQDIKSALCGDFPPHGIVISITAEHLCKSMRGVRKQGTMTTIHKEGIFNEKEVLDEFSK is encoded by the coding sequence ATGGAGACTGTCCGTACAAATACACAAGCTGTTGAACATTCGATAAGGGATATATTCCGCTATATCGGTGAAAATCCAGACCGTCAGGGATTGGCAGATACACCTTCCAGAATCATTAGGATGTGGAAAGAAATCTTCCGCGGTTACGATGAAAGTCAAAAACCGGTAATAACTACTTTTCAAAATGGAGCGGACGGGATTGTTTACAGTGATATAATAATTGATTCCGGCAATTTCTATTCCATGTGTGAACATCACATGATGCCTTTCTTTGGAACATATCATTTTGCCTATATTCCGCACCCGGCAGGAAAGATATTGGGACTGTCGAAAATTGCCCGTGTGATTGATTATCATGCGGCAAAATTACAGATACAGGAACGGCTTGCTACCGACATCGTACAAGACATTAAAAGCGCTCTTTGTGGCGATTTCCCTCCGCATGGTATAGTAATATCCATTACTGCCGAACACCTTTGCAAATCCATGCGCGGAGTGAGAAAACAGGGGACGATGACAACCATTCATAAAGAAGGGATCTTTAATGAAAAAGAAGTCCTGGATGAGTTTTCCAAATGA